A window of Pithys albifrons albifrons isolate INPA30051 chromosome 19, PitAlb_v1, whole genome shotgun sequence genomic DNA:
GCCCCCCCGGGGCAAACACGTCACCCGTGTTTACCTGGCGCCGAGTGGCAGCGGGGACATcgcccagcagcaccaggcactcggtgtccccagggccacccTCACCTCCTGCCAGCCACTGGCACTGCATGGCACAGCAGCGTCCAGCACGTGACTCCCCCAAAGGCACATCCACCTTCCTGGGGGCACAGAGGCGAcaccctggggctggcagagccccccAAACAGCAGGGTgtgaagggctgtccccactcagccctggcagggcacagcGGAGCTGCGGTGGCTCCGCTCCCGTGCCCAGCCCCTCCGGAAGCGCAGGATCCCACCGGTGCCGCCAGCTCCGGCCGCAGCGCGGGGCCAGCCCCGCTCCAACAGGCACTGCTTTGTGCCGGTGGGGCCGCGAACAGCAGGCCCTTTGTGCGGGCAGGTGAGGGGCAGACACGGCTGTGCCGCGCCCGGAGCGGCCCCGCAGCCTCCCCGGggcccagagctggggacaccGCACAGACAGGGCAGGTGGCACGGGGAGGGGATGTGGCAGCACACCTGGCACCAGGTCAGCGTGTCCCAGGGGTCTGCCAGGGCCAGGTGGGGACACAGGCAGTGATGCCgagggcaggggtggggcaCCAGGGGCTCAGCAGTGTCACGAGCAGGGACAACACAGGAAAGTGACTCCGTGCCAGGTGAGTCCTATGGGATGCTCCATGTCCTCAGCACTGCCTCACTTTGCTCCCACTGGGAACTGGAGCTGGAGGGGTCATGGCCAAGCACTGGGATCTCCTCAAGGCTGAGCAACCAGGGGCCTGCCCTCATCAGAGCCCTGCCAGGGCCAGCCTGTGGTGACAGTGAcatgcctggcactgccatctgccagcacagcagtgtccctaAGGAATctgggcagggtgggagcaCAGACACACTCATCCATCAGCTCCCACTGGCACTTTTACTCCAAGCAGGTCCATGGCACCGCAGGGACCCCACTCTGGTGCCGAGCTTGGGCTGTGGGGAGTCCCAGGGCTCAGCAGTGATACAAGAGCATCACAACAATGTCCCCTTCGAGTCCTGGGGTCCCTGCAGAGGGACCAGGAATGCGCAGTCCCTCTGGGTGGGCTTAGCCTGGCACCCTGTGCCCGGCCTGGGAATGTTCCCGCTGGAGCTGTTTCCGCCTCTGGATGTCCCTGTAGGCCTGGATGACCCGTGCCCGCTCCTCCTCCACGATGCGCCGGCGAGCCATTGACATCACTGGTGACACTGGGGACAcgggggacacaggggacacctGGCTCTGGCCCAGCCGAGGCGTCAGGAGGAGCCGCTTCTGTCCAGCCTGTGGGCAGAGATGGGACAGCTCAGGGGTGAGACACCGGGACTGCACCCCAAGGAGCTGTCACGGGGCCACCGAggccaccccagccctgcaggtaCCCAGGGGTGGGTGGTACTGCCCCCCAGAGCTCACCTGCTTGGTGGGACCTTGTCCCCGGGGCCGTGAGGTGATGGTGGGTGGCTGTGTCACCACCTCCCCGAACGCCACCGTGTCTGCAAGGGACAGAGCCACAGTCAGGTGGGAGCTCcagctccccccacccctccgTGTGCTGAACCCCGGGGGTGGGggtcactccagacccacctTGGAACAGGCTCTTCTCCAGCATggcctccttcttctcctccttcttcttccgagctttttccagcttctttttctgaaacCTGAACACCCTCGTTATTGCCAGGCCTCAGGAGCAGACAGGGAGTCCCTTCCCCACGGgagccccccaggacccccagctaTCCCCCTAGGAGGGTGAACCAGGCTTGTGGCTCCATTCCCAGAGATCCAACTCCATGGGAGGGCACTCACAGCCTGGCACCTGCCCCACCAGCCAGGACCAGGCAGGGGGACAAGCCATGGCCTTGCTCTCACTGTTTTTTCCTCTGGGACTTCTCCGGAGCCATGTCCTCCTTCTCAGGCTCCCGCTGGAGCTGGTTCTCGGCGAGGAAGAGGACGCgctgcacctcctgctccatgCGGCAGAAGTAGGAGCGCTCCGACTCCCCCTTCCCCCGCCGGAACCGGGGGGTGTGTCCCGGAGTCTCGGGGCCCTTGGAGCCCTTGCCCTTGGGGCCCTtggccttctgctgctgcttcttctctaGGAGAGACGGGTGGCATTACTGCAGTGACAACACTCTGGGGTCCCTGCAGGTGCCAGCGCAGGGCTGGGACGTCACCAGAGGGAGGAGGGTGTCCCATGGCAggatccagctgtgccatgggctgcagggccaCCTGCTCGGGCCACCTCCGTGTCCCACCTGCCGCCTGCTTCCTCCCGGGGTCCGGGCGCTTCATGGCCTCGCGGCTCCGCATGAGCTCCCGCAGGCGGAACGGGATCTCCTGCTCCTCGGGGTGCTTGGGCTTCAGGTTGTccaccttcccctccttcctgcagggaaggagcacagggagagggggaagCACCGGGAACTGGATGCTGGGACACCGGGACACGACCCAGCCTCCCGGAGTGGGACCCCCAGCTGCACCCCCAGACCCCACGTGGGTCCAGGTCCCAAACCGGGAGCGAGCCAGGTCCTATCCTGACCGGATCCCGCGGGCACTGACCTGCTGCGCCGCGGGACAGCCTGTCCATGTTCCGATCTCGGTCCCGCTTTCTGTCCCGGTCCTGTtttctgtccctgtcctggtccCGGTTTGTGACTCTGTTTCTGTCCCGCTCCTGGTCTCTGTCCCTTTTTCTGTCCCGCTCCAGGCCTCTGTCCCTGTTTTAATCCCAGTCtccgtccctgtccccgtcccggtcccggtccccgGGCCATGTTTGAGCCGCTCCTCACGTGGCCACTCCACCGCCACTTCCGGATTCTCGGCCCCGCCCCTCTTTCTCATTGGCCTCTCCAACGCCACAAGTCCCGCCCCATTGGCTGTGCCAAGCTGCCATTGGCTGTGCGCGCTGTCACTCGGgcagggggcggggccgggcggatGCTGCTGCGGGGGACGCGGGGCCTGGCGGGGGCGAGGCGGGCGGTGAGCGGGGACCGGGGACAAGGGGGGACAGCGGAGTGCTGGGGGTGAGATACGGGGGCACACGGGGGTGCCGGGGGGTCGTGggaggctgctggggaggggacGAGCGGGGGGAAATGGGTGCTGAACAGGCGTGGGGGAATTGGGGTGACAAGGAGGGAATTGGGAGGACAAGGAAGGAATTGGGGGGACAAGGAAGGAATTGGGAGGGCAAGAAAGGACAAGGAAGGAATCGGGGGTGCAGGTGGACAGGGGACCGAGGGGGACAAGGGGGTGTTGGGATGTGGGggctgcaggaagagaaggggGTGCTGGAATGGGGTGGGGGACTTGGGGAGTGGAGGGAAGGGGATATGggggtgctggggagggagtgggagtgctggggatggggaggaggaaaTGGGAGTGCTGACGGGgtaggaggagctgctggaggggtgATGGTGGTGGGGAGGGGTTGTGGCTGAGTTAGGGGCACAAAagccagagctgccccctctgtgtccccccagcctggcatcAGCAGCTGTGTCTTGTTCCTTGCAgcccccaggcagtgccaggggggtgcccagagaggggaccCTGTGCCCCCACCCCGCCAACACCTCCAGCCTCCGGGAGCGCTTGGACACCCCAGGAAAGGCCAGCGGCTCCTCGAGCACCCCAGGGAGCgagagcagcacagaccccCCCAGTGGCAATGGGGGAGTcgctcctgcagcccccccggtgccccccccGCCCACCCACTGCTGCGGGACCGGCTGCCCCAACTGTGTGTGGGTGGGGTAcgtggaggagctgctggagcggCACCGTGATGGGGGAGCCCAGGCCCTGGCGGCCGTGGAGCAGCACGTGGAGGACGAGAACATCAAGATGATCCTCAGGATGGAGATCAGACTGCGCTCCAAGAAGGACTGAGCCACCCCCCGGGACCCCAAAACTGACAGGATATGCCTGGAGCCCCCACTTCAGGTGGGGTGGTGGGATCTGGATTTGGGTTATTTATAGAGTTTATTTGTGTGTGCTGAGCACGGGAACCCAGGGGTGTCACTCGAGGCCATGTCACCTCCCAGTCTCAGAGGATCCTGCCCTTGGGGACAGACAACAGCTCAGGCCTGTCCTAAGCCTCGGATTTCCCAAGAGCTGGATGCTGCTCCTTCCTGGGATGACAAATCCCTGCCAAGGGCAGACTGGGGCAGCCCCCCACAcccagccctcctcctcctccttgtgcTCCTGGCTGGAATTTAAGCACCTTGGGGGGGGTTTAAGCCAGACCCCTGCCCATAAGCCTCTTAGGCCCCTCTCCATGAGGGGCAGCGTGTGGCCCTGAGCACgtgggaagcagcagcctcACTGTCCTTGTCCCTGATGTTACATCCTGCTCTCCATGgtgccttttcttcctttccctctgcctgCATCTTCAAACACCATGAATTTGGCCCAACAAACCAGCCCACCCCCTTCTGAGGGACTCACACCCATTGGGACCCCTCAAAACCCCCCCAGTCATCTCTGGATGAGCTTTCCAAGGAGCCACCAAGCCCCTGAGTGTCACTCACCAACGAACCCAAATTAACAGCTGGGTCCTGCTCTCTGCCAGGGAAGTAGCTGGTTCTCCATGGAAAACACTCCTGGATCCCCACTAATCCTAGAGCACAACTAATTGTAATTAGTGGTGGGGGCTGAAGTTCAATTAAAGTGTGCTGAgattattctgtttttaattgctttagCGCTGGATTAGGGGAGCTTTGGAGCAACACTGaccatgggcaggggctgccagaCCCTCTGCAGCTGGATCTGTGGTGGCAAAGGCAGGGATGGTGCTGGGAGGGCaccccctgtgccaggccccCCACCTGGGCTGGAAATAGGGCTGGAATGGGGGTCTCAGCCTCCTGCTGGGATCAAGAGGTGCTGAAGGAACCTCTTTGGGAATGGGGGATCTCCCAGGAGAAGGAGGCAGGATCACCCTGTGTGGGATCTGCTGCCCATCTGGACACTGGGTCTGTCCCAGCAGGACTAATCCCGACACCCCCTCCCCAcccagagcaggggaaggacacCGGATTACCCcttgggagagaagggagataAATAATCCTATTACCTCTGGCCAGGATAAATCTCCCTCCTGAAGAGCCCCCCAGAGCATCTCCAGGCTGTGGGACggagggagcagcactggcCGTGGGATCCGTGGGACTGTGTGAGTTGGGGGGTCCAGGGGCGCgttgggaagggatgggacaggatggaACTTGGGGTTGCTGTGCTGCTATTCCTGCATTCAGGAACATCTCCCTGGTTTGGATCCTTCTTCCCAGGCCTGTGCACAGATCTTGGACTCTGCAGTGGGGCTGAACCCctcatgctgctgctgggtCTTGCACTGCAGAATTCCCACTCCCGGTGCctggaggagggatggagcccttgtgccatcccctgcccagcctggggtgcCCACCACCCCAAACCAcactcctggccctggggcGAGATGTGGGGGATGTCCAAGCAGTGCCATGAGGGGTCCCAGGTGTCACATCCATGCTGGGGTTGGGGTGCACAGGATGAAGGAACAGCCCCAGGGAGTGGCTGCAGGTCTGGTGCCCCCCAGGATGCCCTTTCCTGCCTTTGGAGAAAGAGGTTTAGTGGGTTGGGCCTGGGCTGAACCAGCACTGAGGGGAGGGGGCCCCACAAAGCCAAAAGGGCACAGAGTGGGAGGAGAAGCTGGTGCCCCCCCATTCCCCTTGCAGCAGGTGTGAGGAGCTGCCCCGTGCCAGCACCAGATCCACAGAGAACGCCGTGCCCCGGGGCTGGCTGCCAGCCCCCCCAGCCATGAGCCTGGAGCCCCCCAAGCTGGAGGTGAAATCGGCCACGAGGGTGACCGGAGGTCCCGCCACCCCCCGGAAGGGACCCCCCAAGTTCAAACAAAGGCAGACGAGGCAGTTCAAAAGCAAACCCCCCaaaaagggggtgcaggggtaAGTGGGGACAGGCCCCAGGGTGGAGGGACAGAGCATGGAGTGGGGGGGCTCCCTGGGGGTCACATCAGACaccccctctctccctgcaggtTTGGTGACGACATCCCAGGCATGGAAGGGCTGGGAACAGGTATGGGGGTCCCATCCTCTCTTTGGCAGTGGGGGGTTCACGGGCTGGGGGGGTGGTCACCCAGCCACaacctctgtgctctgctctccccagaCATCACCGTCATCTGTCCCTGGGAGGCCTTCAGCCACCTGGAGCTGCACGAGCTGGCTCAGTATGGCATCATCTAGGATGGGGGCAGGCCCTGACTGAGGCTGGGTCAGCTGCCACGTAGTGCTGTGTAGGTAGAGGATGCTCCACTCATGCAGTGGGGCTCTGCTTGGGAAAATTAAATCATTAAACCCAAACGAGCACAGGAGCTGTGTCATGATCCAGGGGGTGTGGGGGAAAGTGTCTCCCCACAGCATGGGGGGGACAAACAGAACAGACCTGGGGTTCAGGCCTCTGACAAGGTTTATTTTGGGCTGGACCAGCCCCCATATATCCCGAAATCTTCAGCATCCCCTCACACCTGATGTCCCCAACCACACTCAGTGGCCACACTGGTGCTGATGGTGGGAtggacaggacagggatgtgtTCAGGCCTCTGATAAGGTTTATTTTTGGCTGGACCAGCCCCCCATATATCCCCAAATCCCCAGCATCCCCTCACACCTGATGTCCCCATCCCAACATCCACAATGTTCCCGAGCACCCTCAGTGGCCACACTGGTGCTGATGGTGGGAtggacaggacagggatgtgtTCAGGCATCTGACAAGGTTTATTTCAGGCTGGACAAGACCCTTCCAATATCCCAAACCCCCAGTGCCCTCGCTCCCACACCCAGAAAGCCACGATGTCCCCGAGTGCTGTTCAGTGCCACGAGCACACCcgcagcctgtgccagccccagggtAACCAGGCCAGCAGGATGAACAAGGACACAGAGGGGTTCAGGATCCTGACAAAGTCTACTTTGGGCTGGACCAGCctcccccacacccccagcacccctCACCCCCATGCCCGGAAAGCCACGGCATCCCTGAGCACCCTCAGTGCCATGAACGCGCCCACGGCCTCCACCAGCACCAGGGCGGTGGCACCAACGGCGATGGCACCAGCCTGGCTCCTCAGCCACGCTCCCAGTGCAGCCTCACAGCCCCCCACATGCACCACAGCAcccgccgccgccggccccAGTGCCAGAGCCCCGAACCCACACTGGGCGTTGGGCACGGAGCCGCTCTGGGGTGAGTCCTGGCAGCAGGACCCCGGCACGCCACACGCCTGCACCCCCGGGGAGCTGCAGTTGAAGTACCTGTGGGGTGAACAGAGAGACATGTGGGTCCACACACATTTGGGGTGCAGGGATGGGTCTCCCAAACCCTCCCAGACATGGAGCTGGACACCAACCACGGGGCCTGGCTCAGCCCTCTCTTTTCTGGAACTGTTCTGGggctccccccaccccaaagATGAGTCTCCAGAACAGATCCCACATGGAATGGGGGGATTTTCAGCcctgtggcagggatggggtcCCACCCCAAGAGGGGGTTCCCAGTCCCGTGGCAGGGATGGGGTCCCACCCCAAGAGGGGGTTCCCAGTCCCGTGGCAGGGATGGGGTCCCACCCCAacagggtgtccccagccctgtggcagggatggggtcCCACCCCAAgagggtgtccccagccctggggcagggatggggtccCACCCCAAgagggtgtccccagccctggggcagggatggggtccCACCCCAAgagggtgtccccagccctggggcagggatggggtccCACCCCAAgagggtgtccccagccctggggcagggatggtCTCCCCCCAGCACACCCGCACGGCCCCGACTCACGGGTTGCTCTCCCAGTCGCGATAGGAGTCGAGCCCGCAGCACTGAAGGCTCCGCTGCACCTCGTCCATCAGGAACTGCAGGTCGGGGTCGTCCCGGTAGcgcaggaggcagagcagcagcaggtcccgCAGCAGGtcccgcagccgccgccgcgccagcaccagcaggagcccccccagcacctgcagcccccCGAGGGTCAGCAGGGCCCCCAGGACGAAGCggagcaggcaggggctggcacgGAGGGCGCCCAGGCAGCCCGCCAGGGACACGGCGCTGGCCCCCAGCCCgcccagcaggaacagcagcatgGGGTCCgagcccaggggtgccccaAGGTGCTGggcagccttggccagcagcccccagacccccagcgccaggagcagcagccccagcagcaggaagagcaggttCCAGAGGAAGGCCAGGCAGCGCACACAGCGACTGAAGGGGCTCGGTCTGGGGGGGCACCACGGCCAGGGGTCCTGCTGGGCCATGTCCCTGCACGGCAGGTCaccatcatcatcctcatcggagcagaaggaggaggggagctctgccagcctggacacctgcacaggggacaggggagcCACTCACAGCCCCCTGAatgtccctgtgtgcccctgtcccacagccccccaaaaCATCCCCCCGTACCCCAAAAACATCCTCAtgtccccctgtcccacagccccccaaaaCATTCCACAGACCCCAAAAACATCCCTGCgtgcccctgtcccacagcccccccgAAAACAtccccctgtcccacagccccccaaaaCATCCCCCTGGTCCCCCTGTCCCATAACCCCCAAAATATCCCCTGTCACCCAAAAACAACTCCttgtccccatcccacagcccccaAAAGTATCCCCATGTCCCCTTGTCCCCCCAAAAGCATCCCCCTGTCCCACGGCCCCCCAGATGTCCCCAGCCCCGGGGGTACCCGTGGCAGCAGCCGGGCTCTCTCGCTGAGCTCCATGGCCCCGACCCTGGTCACACTCCCATCATGTGAGGGGCTGCGGGCGGGCTTAAATGGGGCTGCGGCTGCCGCCCCACAGCTGGCTACGATCCCCACAGCAGGACCCGATTCCCCCCGGCCCCCACAGCTGGACCGGACCCCTCCCCGCCCCACAGCACCGGGGGGACCCTCCGAGGGCACCGGGGAGGGGGCCAGTGCTTGCGGAACTAAACAGCGATCTCTGTGTTGCGGGTGGGACATTTGTTTTTGTGGCACCGAGGCAGCGTGGGGGACCGTTATGGCGGTGACACCGAGGCGCCAGGGGGGCACTATTGCGGTTGCACACGGGGGTAGGAACCTTTGTGTGGCGGAACGCGTGCGCGGCAggcgcggggccggcgggggccgggcgcggggcgggccggtcccgggaggcggcggggccgggccgggccaggaGGAGCCGGGAAGGGCCGGGAAGGGCCGGGAAGGGCCCGGGAGAAGCGgagcgggccgggccgggccgtgcgtGCGCGGCGAGGCGAGCCCCGGGGCCCGCGGGCAGCGCCATGGCCGAGACGATCGTGAGTGCGGCCGGGGGAGGGGCGATGAGGCAGCAG
This region includes:
- the OXLD1 gene encoding oxidoreductase-like domain-containing protein 1, whose amino-acid sequence is MLLRGTRGLAGARRAPPGSARGVPREGTLCPHPANTSSLRERLDTPGKASGSSSTPGSESSTDPPSGNGGVAPAAPPVPPPPTHCCGTGCPNCVWVGYVEELLERHRDGGAQALAAVEQHVEDENIKMILRMEIRLRSKKD
- the CCDC137 gene encoding coiled-coil domain-containing protein 137; amino-acid sequence: MARGPGPGRGQGRRLGLKQGQRPGAGQKKGQRPGAGQKQSHKPGPGQGQKTGPGQKAGPRSEHGQAVPRRSRKEGKVDNLKPKHPEEQEIPFRLRELMRSREAMKRPDPGRKQAAEKKQQQKAKGPKGKGSKGPETPGHTPRFRRGKGESERSYFCRMEQEVQRVLFLAENQLQREPEKEDMAPEKSQRKKQFQKKKLEKARKKKEEKKEAMLEKSLFQDTVAFGEVVTQPPTITSRPRGQGPTKQAGQKRLLLTPRLGQSQVSPVSPVSPVSPVMSMARRRIVEEERARVIQAYRDIQRRKQLQREHSQAGHRVPG
- the PDE6G gene encoding retinal rod rhodopsin-sensitive cGMP 3',5'-cyclic phosphodiesterase subunit gamma, with product MSLEPPKLEVKSATRVTGGPATPRKGPPKFKQRQTRQFKSKPPKKGVQGFGDDIPGMEGLGTDITVICPWEAFSHLELHELAQYGII
- the TSPAN10 gene encoding tetraspanin-10, encoding MELSERARLLPRVSRLAELPSSFCSDEDDDGDLPCRDMAQQDPWPWCPPRPSPFSRCVRCLAFLWNLLFLLLGLLLLALGVWGLLAKAAQHLGAPLGSDPMLLFLLGGLGASAVSLAGCLGALRASPCLLRFVLGALLTLGGLQVLGGLLLVLARRRLRDLLRDLLLLCLLRYRDDPDLQFLMDEVQRSLQCCGLDSYRDWESNPYFNCSSPGVQACGVPGSCCQDSPQSGSVPNAQCGFGALALGPAAAGAVVHVGGCEAALGAWLRSQAGAIAVGATALVLVEAVGAFMALRVLRDAVAFRAWG